In Populus trichocarpa isolate Nisqually-1 chromosome 12, P.trichocarpa_v4.1, whole genome shotgun sequence, a genomic segment contains:
- the LOC7487085 gene encoding zinc finger BED domain-containing protein DAYSLEEPER isoform X5: MEWTVNNAFKTYKAVACGVDMDHPKSMMDVALIQNVDPVDIGLGSSEKGTIVVPTKRKKTMTSVYLKFFETAPDGKSRRCKFCGQSYSIATATGNLGRHLSNRHPGYDKSGDSVTSSAPQPITVVKKAQQQGKQQMDYDHINWLLVKWLILASLPPSTLEEKWLANSFKFLNPSIQLWPGERYKVKIREVFRSMQEDVMATLEKVSSKVSIILDFWSSYEQIFYMSVTCQWIDENWSFQQVLLDICQIPYPCGGSEIYHSLEKVLKMYNIESRVLSCTHDNSQNAIHACHTLKEELDGQKLGMFCYIPCAARTLNLIIEDGLRTTKPVISKVREFVLELNSSAKMSEDFIQLTAAYQEGSWKFPLETSARWSGNYQMLDIVCKAGKSMDGVMRKYEETIVGRTVLSPAEKNAVSIVHKYLEPFYKTTNNICTNKLLTIGLVLFFMDHISEMITLCKDSRLSSDWLKNAAEDMATKSRSYTTQVGNIFIFMTAILDPRIKCELIPESLSSGNYLEEARTLFIRNYSSSHFSSMTSGYGAQEIEDGGGVSFAEEIARKKRRVSLSNATDELTQYLSEPPAPIPTDVLEWWKVNSTRYPRLSVMARDFLAVQPTSVAPEDLFCSKGDEIDKQRFCMPHDSTQAILCIRSWMQGGIKLKCKSDEIDYERLMEMAGATTAENTVGLDKKQR; this comes from the exons ATGGAGTGGACTGTAAATAATGCGTTCAAAACTTACAAAG CTGTTGCTTGTGGAGTAGATATGGATCATCCCAAATCAATGATGGATGTGGCACTCATCCAAAATGTCGATCCAGTAGATATTGGACTGGGATCTTCAGAAAAGGGAACTATTGTGGttccaacaaaaagaaagaagacaatgaCTTCAGtctatcttaaattttttgagaCTGCTCCTGACGGAAAGAGTCGGCGGTGCAAGTTTTGTGGACAAAGTTATTCTATTGCAACTGCCACGG GCAATTTGGGAAGGCACCTGAGTAATCGCCATCCAGGATATGATAAGTCCGGAGATTCAGTCACTAGTTCAGCACCACAGCCCATCACTGTGGTCAAGAAAGCTCAACAACAGGGGAAACAACAGATGGATTATGATCATATAAATTGGTTGCTCGTTAAGTGGCTCATCTTAGCTTCTCTTCCTCCTTCAACCTTGGAAGAAAAGTGGTTGGCAAACTCATTTAAATTTCTAAACCCATCAATACAACTCTGGCCAGGTGAGCGGTACAAAGTAAAAATCCGTGAAGTTTTCAGGAGCATGCAGGAAGATGTGATGGCTACTTTGGAAAAGGTTTCGTCCAAGGTTTCAATTATTCTGGATTTCTGGAGCTCCTATGAGCAAATATTCTATATGAGCGTCACATGTCAGTGGATAGATGAAAACTGGTCCTTCCAACAAGTCCTTCTTGACATATGTCAAATACCTTATCCTTGTGGTGGTTCTGAGATTTATCATTCCCTGGAAAAGGTTCTCAAGATGTACAACATAGAGAGTAGAGTCCTCTCATGCACTCACGATAACAGTCAGAATGCTATTCATGCGTGCCATACTCTGAAGGAGGAGTTAGATGGTCAGAAACTGGGGATGTTCTGCTATATTCCTTGTGCTGCTCGCACTTTGAACTTGATTATAGAAGATGGATTAAGAACCACAAAACCAGTAATATCTAAGGTCAGGGAGTTTGTGCTAGAGCTAAATTCATCAGCCAAGATGTCAGAGGATTTTATTCAACTAACAGCAGCTTATCAGGAGGGCAGTTGGAAATTTCCACTTGAAACTTCAGCACGCTGGAGTGGTAATTACCAGATGCTTGATATTGTGTGCAAG GCTGGAAAGTCTATGGATGGCGTTATGAGAAAGTACGAGGAGACAATTGTTGGGAGGACGGTGCTGAGCCCTGCAGAAAAGAATGCAGTTAGTATCGTGCATAAATATTTGGAACCCTTCTACAAAACCACAAACAACATTTGCACAAATAAGTTACTCACCATCGGGCTGGTTCTCTTCTTCATGGATCACATCTCTGAGATGATTACCCTATGCAAAGATTCCCGTCTCAGCTCAGATTGGCTAAAAAATGCTGCTGAAGACATGGCAACAAAGTCTAGGAGTTACACCACACAGGTTGGCAACATATTCATCTTCATGACAGCAATTCTGGATCCCCGAATCAAATGTGAGCTCATCCCTGAGAGCCTCAGCTCAGGAAACTATCTGGAGGAAGCCAGAACTCTATTCATAAGAAATTACTCTAGCAGCCATTTTTCATCCATGACAAGTGGGTATGGTGCTCAAGAGATTGAAGACGGGGGGGGTGTTTCCTTTGCAGAGGAAATTGCTAGGAAGAAGCGAAGAGTGAGCTTGAGCAATGCAACCGACGAGCTTACTCAGTACCTGTCAGAGCCTCCCGCTCCAATACCAACAGATGTCCTGGAGTGGTGGAAGGTCAACAGCACGCGCTATCCACGTCTTTCAGTGATGGCCCGGGATTTCTTGGCTGTGCAGCCGACCTCAGTGGCGCCTGAAGATCTGTTTTGCAGTAAAGGTGATGAAATTGACAAGCAACGATTTTGTATGCCACATGATAGCACACAGGCGATTCTTTGTATCAGGTCATGGATGCAAGGAGGGATCAAGTTGAAGTGCAAGTCAGATGAGATAGACTACGAGAGATTGATGGAAATGGCAGGTGCTACAACAGCAGAAAACACTGTTGGCCTGGACAAGAAACAAAGATGA